The Chloroflexi bacterium ADurb.Bin180 genome includes the window TGTTCTCCAGCTTCATCTTGAGCTGGGGATCCTTGGCCGCGGCCAGGGCACGCGTTACGTGCTCCGGTGTAAAGCCGCGCACCTCGGTGAGCGTGGTCGGGAAGCCAATCCTCTGGCTCAGCGCGATCATCGCCTCGGCGACGGCCACGCCGAGCTCGCGGCCGTGGAGGGCATCGATGTTGGCCGTGGTATAGCCGGCCTGGCGGAAGAGGTTGCCCACCAGCCGCAGCGGTTCCTCCACCGCCGGCGCAAAGAACACCACATAGTAGGGGTTCATGATGGCGCAGGCCCGGCCGTGGCTCAGGATATCGACCAGCGAAAAGCTGGTCAGGTGAGCGCCTGACGTTCCGCCGAGCATGATGGAGTACCCTCCCAGGTCGGTGGCCAGTCCCAGTGCCGTGCGCGCCTCTTTGTCGTTCGGGTTCTTGATGGCCCGCTCGATGTACGTGACGATCAGACCGATGCACTGGGTGGCCACTTCCTGCATGCGGGCGTAGTAGGGCTTGTCCACCGCGCCCAGCAGCACTTCCAGGGCATGGGCCAGGCCGTCGAGCGCCCCGTCCGCGGTCATTCCGGGGGGCATTGACGTCGTTACATCGTAATCGAACAGGGCGTGCGTGGGCACCATAGCCTCGTCGACGATGAGCTTTTTCTGACCACTGTGCACGTCGGTGATGTTGGCGTACTTGGTGAGGTGGGCGCCGGACGACGCGGCGGTCTGGATGGCCACCACCGGCGTCAGCTTCTTGCCGGTCTGCTTGATCTTTTCCGTGACCTTGCCCGTGCCGAAATAGTCGTCCACCGTGCCGCCGAGCGTGCGCAGGACCTCGGCCGCCTTGGTGGCATCGAGCGTGCTGCCGCCCCCCAGGACGACGATCACGTCGGGATTCGCCCTGGCCAGCTCGCCGGTGATGCGGGTGAGGTCCTCGCGGGGGGCGTTGGGCGCCGCGCCCTCGATCAGCGCCGCCACCTCCACCCCGGCCGCGGCCAGCGAATTGCTGATGCGTCGGATGAGCACGTCGTTGCCGGGGTAGACCGTGTAGACGAACGCGGCGCGGTGGCCTAACCTGGCCGTGACGGCGCCAACCTGGTCGAGGACACCGGAACCAAAGGTGTAGTTGCTACCTTTGAACTCGCGCAGCAAAGCGATGGCCTTGTCGAAACTGAACATAGCGGGCTCCTTGTTAGGTTTGAGCTGTACCAGGCGGGTCACGAAGCGGTCGTAACTCTCGCCGAACTCTTTCAGCGTGGCCTGAACTGGCGCCCAGGCGGCCACGGCCGGCTCGTCCTCCAGGGCCAGCACGCGGGCCGGGCGAAAGCGCTGGTCTTCGTTGGGCGACCAGAACTTGTCGGCCACATAGTAGGCCTGCTTGAACAGCTCGCTGTGCTCGAGCACCTTGAACACATGCTCCGGCACTGGCGCGGCCAAGTGGGCGGCGTGCAGCTCCAGCTCGGCTTCCTGGTCTATCGCATGGCGCACGTTGGGAAAGATGGTGATGATGCGCGTGCCCACCGTCTCGCTCACGTCGGGATAGGGCGTGGGCAGGCGGTCATAGCCGGGGCCGCCCTGGTAGATGCGCAGCGAAGCCACCAGGGGCTTGATGCGCGCCAGGTCCAGGCCCTTTTCATCCATCAGCGCGTGCAGGCGCTTGAACACGATCACCGCCGACCAGGCGGCGGCCTCGCGCACATCGGCCTCGGTGATGCCCA containing:
- the mdh gene encoding NAD-dependent methanol dehydrogenase; this encodes MKTDPATRQSIARELELARRLTRTDILALVAGGQPEKAADDLVFFCPPDKFAATSAALRQELDGQFAGAAPTAQKSALAFLAHLTLDLGSLLRRWNLQPGTPGCGALTDEAVRSELELNLGLLGQWQAAAPAVASELLAEWQESAVARFRAEKAAHPEKMGARLAGASLVDYVRNVQAAVGASHVAHMAEERFAGLSPTEIGNDYASFLKYTMYLGASFVTTNPVLVDIAWNDDPNHWNPVMAAIVATHSRSGAEGAAAHPEADAEGLATHPEAYAEGLARLATMEVVLANMVLLRPIFLLTAGQMGSVSLQVNPKHHGDAEAMIQDATSLYEELARRIGGIPNLVFKLPATLGGLKACRVLTGKGIGVNITVNFGLFQLLRFAEVINDGSAQYSVLSEMNGRLAFPVRDELLAALPTLAALGITEADVREAAAWSAVIVFKRLHALMDEKGLDLARIKPLVASLRIYQGGPGYDRLPTPYPDVSETVGTRIITIFPNVRHAIDQEAELELHAAHLAAPVPEHVFKVLEHSELFKQAYYVADKFWSPNEDQRFRPARVLALEDEPAVAAWAPVQATLKEFGESYDRFVTRLVQLKPNKEPAMFSFDKAIALLREFKGSNYTFGSGVLDQVGAVTARLGHRAAFVYTVYPGNDVLIRRISNSLAAAGVEVAALIEGAAPNAPREDLTRITGELARANPDVIVVLGGGSTLDATKAAEVLRTLGGTVDDYFGTGKVTEKIKQTGKKLTPVVAIQTAASSGAHLTKYANITDVHSGQKKLIVDEAMVPTHALFDYDVTTSMPPGMTADGALDGLAHALEVLLGAVDKPYYARMQEVATQCIGLIVTYIERAIKNPNDKEARTALGLATDLGGYSIMLGGTSGAHLTSFSLVDILSHGRACAIMNPYYVVFFAPAVEEPLRLVGNLFRQAGYTTANIDALHGRELGVAVAEAMIALSQRIGFPTTLTEVRGFTPEHVTRALAAAKDPQLKMKLENMPVPLTAEMVDEYMGPILQAACDGDLGRIKNVA